GTGGCCTAAGCGTACAGTCTTAACGTTTCTGTGTTCATCGAACGGCTTCCTGGAATCCGGCGGGGTGAGACTAGAACGACTCTGCAAATTCGGAGTATCCCTGGGCTTCGAGTTCGTCGGATGGGATGAACCGGAGGGCGGCGGAGTTCAGGCAGTACCGCAGTCCGGTCGGTTCGGGGCCGTCGCTGAAAACATGTCCCAGGTGCGAATTGCCATGTTTGGAACGGACCTCGGTCCGCCGCAGGAACAGCTTGTAATCGGTCTGTTCTAAAACGTTGTCGTTGACCAGCGGTCGGGTGAACGAAGGCCAACCGGTCCCTGATTTGAATTTGTCCTGGGAGCTGAACAATGGCTCGCCGGAGGCGACGTCGACATAGATCCCCGCCTGTTTGTTATCCCAGTAGGTGTTCTTGAATGGCGGTTCGGTGGCGTCCTGTTGCGTGACGCGGTACTGCAAATCGGTCAGTTTGTCGCGCAGCACCGTTTCGCTGGGCCGCGGGTAACGGCTGCTGGAGTCTGCCGAGTCGGTGCTCTCAGGAGCGATGGCCTTTGTTTTGGGGTGGTAGTTGCGGTCGTCTCCCCAAGCGGCATCGATAAACTCGTCGCGTCCCGACATCCGGCGGTAGAAGTTGTAGCGCAGCGGATTCTGCTTGTAGTAGTCTTGGTGGTAGTCTTCGGCCAAGTAGAAAGTCGAAGCGTCTTGGATTGGCGTGACGATCTCCTTTTCGAAACGTCCCGATTCGACAAGCTGTTGCTTCGACGCGCTGGCTTGTTCGCGTTGATTGTCGTTGGCGACGAAGATCGCCGACGTGTACGATTTGCCTTGATCGACGAACTGACCGTAGCGATCGGTCGGGTCGATGTTCCGCCAGAAAATTTCCAGCAGATCCAAGTACGCGATTTGGTTTGCATCAAAGGTCACGCGGACCGCTTCGACATGTCCGGTGTCGGTATGCGAAACCTCCTCGTACGTCGGGTTTTTCTTATGGCCGCCAGTGTAGCCCGATTCAGCGGCGATCACGCCGGCCTGCTTTTCGAAGGGGGGCTCCATGCACCAAAAGCAGCCGCCAGCGAATATAGCGGTTTCGATTTTTGCGTTGGCTGCGATTTCTGGCATCTGGTGGGGGCTGTTCCGGTCGCTAGCGACTAACCAAACCGAAAACCCGGCGATCGCCAGCAGTGGTATCAATAAGAAAAAGGTGCGTTGTTTCGTCACGACGAATCTCCCAAACAAAGGCTAGGTACTGTCTGCACCCTAGTGGGACGGAGCTGTCACCGATTTCTTACGTAAAATCTTGGAGAACTGTCGCAGAGTTGTTCTGCCGGGGGGCTTTCGGGTGCGCAAGTCGCGGTCAACAAGCAAAGCCCTGCAGAGGGGCGATGGTGTCGCCCTATCGAGAACTCCCGCAGGGGCTTCGGCCAACCTTTCCTGCAACCGTCGTCGCAGGATTTGAGCGACCGTCACTCCAGTCGCAATCGTTTCATGGGGATGCCCCTCTCTTCGTCTCTCGTGAAGATGGGTAAATGCTGCCCGCGAATGGTGCCAGTCACGCGAATGAATCTCGACCATTGTCGAGCCCAGAGTATTGGCGCTATTGGCGTGATTCGTAGGTAATCTTAATTCTGTTAGGGCTGGTGGTTTGGTCTTCCCGCAAATGGCGCCAATCAGGCGAATGGGAAACGCCGATTTTGCGGTCGTCAGTATTCGTGTTAGTGGTGTGATTCGTGGTGAATCTTGATTCTGTTAGGGCTGGTGGTTTGGTCTTCCCGCGAATGGCGCCAATCACGCGAATAGAAAACGCTCATTTAGCAGTCGTCAGTATTCGTGTTATTTGTGTGATTCGCGGTCAATCTTGATTCTGAAAGGACCGGTGGTTTGGTCTACCCGCGAATGACGCCAATCACGCGAATGGGAAACGCTCATTTTGCAGTCCTCCGTATTCGTGTTATTTGTGTGATTCGTGGTCGATCTTGATTCTGTTAGGGCTGGTGGTTTGGTCTACCTGTCAATGCTGCGAATCGTGCCAATGAGCTTGCGGTCTTTGTTTGGGCTTAGAGGCTCGGACCGCCGTTTTGTGCCTGTCCCCTCGCTACCATGTAGCTTGAGTTCACTCTGAGGATGGAAACGAAGGCGATCATTTTCGTGGTCGCCAAACGTCGATCATCGTGATCGGGCTGCACGTCGGTTAGAATGGAGGTTCACTCAGTTGTCCACAGGTGGAATCATGCCAGATGAAATCTCGATCCAAGAAGCTCAAGGCAACCTCAAAGGCCTCATCGCGGGTTTGGCTCCCGGTGCAGAATTGGTCATTACCGATCGCGAGCGGCCCGTTGCTAAATTGGTCGCCGAAGTCGCCGGCTCATCAGTCAAGACGGCGAAACGTCAAGGTGGTCAATTGAAGGGGCAAATCGCGATCGCTGCTGACTTCGACAAACTGCCTGGCGACATCGCTGAGGCATTCGGAGCGGGCGAAGAGTGAGGCTTCTGCTCGACACACATGTCGTGCTTTGGTGGCTCGACGATCCGAACTTACTTTCGGATGATGCCCGGAACGCAATCGCGGAACCAGCGAACCAAGTCTTTTTCAGCGCGGTCGTCGCCTGGGAAATCGCGGTCAAGCGGAGCCTTGGGAAACTAACCGCACCAGCGGACATCGCATCAGCGATTGCAAATGCCGGATTCGACGAATTGCCGGTGAAGTCCGATCATGCGTGGGCTGTCGAATCGTTGCCGAATCATCATCGCGATCCATTCGACCGAATGTTGATCGCCCAGGCGATGCGCGAGGATTACACGCTGGTGTCGCGAGACACCGCGATGCCCGCGTACTCGATGCCGCTGATCGTCGCGTAAACGACCGATCGGCGTCGGAACCTTAGGGGATGTTCCAACTAGCACTGCGGGAGATCGCGCGAGGCAGCCAATGGGGTGGGCGTACTTTGTTAGGGACGCGCATTTTTGTGGCAGTAACCGAGTTACGGGGCCGTGTGGGGGATTCCGGGTGTTGGGAGGAGCGACGAGGCGATTTGTCGAACGTCTCGTCTGCAACTACCTTCGCTGCGGATTTATTGTTCTGCCAGCCTCATTCTGCCAATCATCGAAACGCACCGTGACCGAACTGTTGAGCCGCACAGGCGCTTCCCATTCTCGGCGTGTCGATTGTCAGAACGTAGGTTGTTGAAAGGATGAACGCGGCGGAATGTTATGCCGGAATCAAAAGGCAATTGGGGACGGTCAGACGTTGCCGCGATATCGAAAACGCTAGTGCAAGCATTTTGTGGATGTCCCCTTCTCCATTCCGCGCGATGTTGCGTGAGTAACCTTTCCTCGCACGACGGGTTAGAGTCCCGAGATGACTTCCCCTTGGTTCCGCGTCCCGTGGGCGTGCCATACGGTCAGGTCGATCGTCGATGAAATACCGCGAGTCGAACCGTCCACCAACGCCACGTTGACGATTCCCGGATGGAAGCTGCGGGCAGTGACAATCGCATAGGTCGGGCTGCCGGCACTGCCGTCTTTTCCTTCCTGCCAGGAATTGTAGTCGGCTTCCTCGTAAAGCGTTCCTCCGCTGGTCAGGTGCAATTCGCTGTTGGGAGGCCGGACGACGGTGATTCCGGTGTGATGTACTCGGCCATCGGGCCATTCGGTGTGGCCGGTGTTCTTAAATTGAGCGCCGCTGGCGGTAATCGCCTCGGCATCGGCCTGCGTCGCTGGCATCGTGGTCGACGATGGGCCACCGTTGCGATTGTAAGGGGTCCAGGCTTTCACCTCGGCGGTCAGCAGGGTCGAGCTGGTGCCGTCGGTGCAATCGCGAAAATCGAGGAACGAATTGGGGTAGAACATGCCGTCGCCCCCCTGTCGCGTCGACGGAGAGAAGACAAACCAGCGGCCAAAATTAAATCCATAGCTGGTCGGGTACAATCGCGGTCGACCACTGCCCGGGTCGCGCAACTGGTCGCTGCCAACGTCGCTGGGGCATGCGTAGGTGGAGATCTTGATCGCGTCGATCGCCATTTGGTTGTCCCAGGCGGCGGTTAGATCGACTAGGTCTGCGAGATTCCCTTGCTCCAAGAAGGGAAGGATTCGGCCGTGGACGCCCCATGAGCCGTTGTTCCCGGTGCTGCTGATGCTCAGGTCGACCACTGCCGATGGCGGGAAGCAGCCAAAGGTGCTCTGGTAGTTATGGCAGGCCAGGCCGATCTGTTTCAAATGGTTCGAGCACTGCATGCGTCGGGCGGCTTCTCGGGCCGCTTGAACCGCGGGCAACAGCAGCCCGACCAGGATGCCGATGATCGCGATCACGACTAATAATTCAACGAGTGTAAAGCCGCGGTGGGTTGTCTTCATATGCCTGAACTTGAATTGAACTGGAGAGGTACGGGGTGATTGGGACCGCGCTGGCGAACGGTCGCGCGTCGATCCACGATGTGAGTGCTTCCTGGCTCTAAGCAAGTTGCATGCCAGCTTGGCAAGATCGACCCCATTCCTTGCTTAATTGTCCGTTGCGATGTCTCGACGCTCTCCGCCGCGCTCCATCGAGTCTGCGACGGCGGCGGATAATTCGCCTCGGAGGTCAATATTTCGCCATGCGAAGAGGAGGTGAACCGTCAGTGGAGCTAGCGAGAGCAGTCGCGGAGAGTCTTCGCGCGAAAATGGTTCCTGTCGGTTGCACGGTCGGGGCGCGTGGCAACTCGGGGCTGTCGCCGCTGCAAAGGCAGTCACGTCATGGATGTCCCCTTCATCTACCCTTCTTCTACGGTTGGTGGGGAAACACCGGTGCCGCGGGGCGGGGAGGTGGGGTGTTAGGCTTTGTTGCAATCGCAAAGGAGGAAGCGGGTCTGCATCGAGACTTGTTTGCCGCTGTCCAGGATGCGAGTGCCCAGTCGGATGAAGCCCGATTTCTTGTGGAAGGCAAGGGAGCCTTCGTTGGGTGGGTTGAGGTCCATCTCCGCGCACACTTGCACAAGGCCTGACTGGCGTGCTTGATCGTCTAGGTGAGAATAGAGCAGGCGGCCAAGCCCGAGTCCGCGGCAGGCTGGTGCGACCACGATCCGGTCGACGTACAGGAAGTTTTTTAGGCGTTGGGCGAACCACTGGTAGTTTCCGTTGTCGTATGCGCACGCATCGGTCATCGCCAATACAAAACCGACGACTTCGCGATTCACTTCCGCAACCAAGTGCAGGCTGCTGAGTTCGTAGAGTTCGGCAAAACGTTGGAGATCCATCGGGCTGGTGACAGCGACAACCGCTTCGTTTAATGCGATCACGTGCGCGGCGTCATCCGATGTCATCTCGCGTAGGATCGGGCGATTCATTGGGTGTTCCTTTTATGCGTAAATGTTGCTCCTCTTCAGGGCATTATGACCTCGTCCCAGAGGGACGGTCATTGATTGGAGCAAATCAACGCGTCATGGTTCACGACTCCCCCATCCGGGGCGGGTGCTGTGTTCGCACGTGCGATCTCGGGGCTTTCGCCCCGAACTACCGACGTGGACTCCTCCGGAGTCAAGACAATCAACATCGCTGTCGGGCATAGCCAAAAATAGGGCAGATCGTCGCTGCTGGGCAGCTGTTTTGTGGATGTTCGCTTCTCCATTTGTTGAAGGTTCTGGAGCGGAGCGGATTCATTGGCGACTTCTTAACGCGGAACCAAACTGGAGATCGGTTGGTAGTCGACGGTGTCGCAAGGCTGGAAACCGGCTGGCCAGCAGGCGTTCATTCGGCACAACAGTCGTTGTTGTAGCGGTGCATCCAGATTTACTTGTTGTACGACAACGCGAACTGTTTCGGCGGGGCATTGGCTGAGCAGTCGTTCGATGTCGCGAGCCAGATAGCGAGGGGTGTACCCGAGCATCGATCCGTTCGTTTCGAGAGCGATTGCATGTGGGTCGATTGGGTTTTCAGGTTCCTGTCGTACGGTGAGTGAGTCGCCAGGATGCAGGTGAGAGATTCGTTCTGTGGCGGTAGGTTGAAACCGAATTCCGTGGACAAAGAAGAAGTTGACAAAGCATCCATGGGAATCTGGCACCGGCTTGGGGAAAACTTCGATCGCATCGGTCTTGCGGATCCCTTCGCTTCGCCCCAGTAGAAGCAGTGGTTCGGGCGGGTCGTCGGGGTCGAAACCATTCCACTCCAAAAACTGTCGGAACTCGGGGCGCGAAGCGGGTAGCAAACGGTTCTTGAATACTGGGAAGAGGCTTGTTGACTCGTAAACCTGGTGCAGGTCTTCCATGCCGTCCAACGGGCGGAACCCTTTGATTGTTCGGGCCCCTTCGGTGTAGCTGAAGCGAAAACGACGGTCCCCCAGTTCGCTGTAGAGGCAATCGAGGCGAGCGACGGCGGCCCAGCGAGGCATCGGCTGTTCAGCATGCCAGGCAACGAAGACGGTTTGGTTGGGGGGAGTCATAAGGTGGCGATGAGGTTGAGCAATCGGGTTCGATTAATCTCCAGCAGTCGGATTGTAAACTCACGAGCTGTTGGAGAGATGCGCGATTCGGGGACTCTGTTAACGATATCACTCAATTTAAGTGGCGACAAATGCTGGAGTCTCTGCAGCCAGGTCGTCGCCGCTTGAGTGTTTCGTTGCGAGAACGCTTCGGCCGCATCGTAGGTGGTGATCGTTCGTGTGTCTTGAGAGTTGCGAAAAAAAGCAGATCGCGCACGCGACGTGTAGGCTTCCATTTGCCGCTGTGAATCGCCAGCGTCCAGTCTTCGCCGTCGCTTGAGATCCGTTTCGTTCCGCGCCAAGCCCGCCCCGTGGTCGAAGGTCGGAGCAAGTTGCGTCGTGTCACCGCGGACTGCACCCCAGTTTTGGTGATGGCGATCTTGATTTGCTATCAGTGCGTCGAGGATCGTGTACCCAATAAATACCGCACCTGCGGAGGATGCCTCGCGAGGGACCGAAGCGATTTGGTCGGGAGGGGCGAGTTTTGAAACGACTTCCCAGACCGCATCGACAGTGTGTTCTTGCACGCTGTAGTGTTTCTCTTCATCGCTCGGGTATGCAGGATCGACTTCCAGTAGAAGTTGGTTGCCAAGGATTAGGCTTCGTGGTTTGGCGGCGATGTTCTGGCAGATCACACCAGGTAGGTTTTGGTGGGTGTCAAAAGCCAGTTCGTAGTGTACGTGAGGAAGTCCTAGTTCTTGACAGATTTCGCAGGCGATGCGTTCGGCCCAGTCTTCGCCGGTTTGGCGGTTTTCTGCCTTGAACATCATTCGCCGGTCACCGTCGTGGTACCAGTACTTGGGTTTGGTTCCCAGTTGCTCCAGGTCTTCGGAGTCGAGCGAGCTAACTTTGTAGATCGGAAAGCTTGCCACGGTTGTTGCCCAGGTGTAGAGGTTGTCGCCACCTAGGCATGTTAAGCTTTGACGTGCTTCCTTCAATATCGATGTTCGGTCGCTCTACGAAAAAAGCCCTGGCTTCGCGTGGAAGCCAGGGCCTTTAGTTTTGTAATCTGATGGGCGTTGAGGGACTCGAATAATCGAGAAAACGCTATAAGAGAAACGGGCGGTGGCGAGCAATCCACACCAGAATCCACACCAAACGACGACGATCTGGTCCGGATCATCGATGCGTGGCCCTCGCTTACCGATGCTATCAAGGCTCAGATTGTGTCGATCGCCTTTCCGGGGGGGATGCCGAGCAAGCAGTAGTGTTTGAAACGCAATTTACCCCTGCCTCGTCTGCGCGACAGGCCAGCTTCTGTCGCCCAATCAGAATGCAGTGCCAAGGGCATTTGGCGTACGTTTCAAGTTGATCGCCGGCGCAGGTGCCGAAATGACAAATTTCGGGATGCAGGTTGATGCAGCCAGCAGCGAAACCTTCGCTCGCTGTTGGTCGAGGGTCGAGCGCTGCAACGCAATTTCCTGGGAAGCACAGAGGGACGCGCCAAAGCGATGCAGCAGCTTACGGTCGTCCAGCCGATGGTGCGTGATTCGCGAATCGCTCTTCAGGAGTAGCGGCTTGGCATCCAGCGAATCCTCGATACTGCTTGCGTGAACGAAGTGGACTCCAGCGCAGAACGGAACCGATTGGTAGCATCTCCTGGAGCCCAGCGGTTGGGAAGACAGGACGAATTGTTTGCCGCATGATCGGCCAGGGTGAAATGTAAGGTGCCACGGATCTAGTTGGTCAAGGCAGATCGCAGGACCCTTAAGTGCCGGTGTCCGGAGGATTTCCCTTTGCCCCTGGGGGAACGTCACACGCCGTCGCTTGTGCTGGGAGGGCTTAGCGGTTCGCTGGCCCTTAGACGCAGTATGCTCGCTCACGATAGCGTCCGGCAAGCCGCTGCAGAACTGATGGGCGATCCAAACTACGACGGCGAAATGGTAAGCGACCTGATGGCGATGGGATTCCCGGCACACCTTGTCCAAGAATACACGGAATCCCAATCGCCAGGACTTGCTACCAGGATGTGGGATAGCATCGCTCACAACCTGTTCACGCTTCCAGGAAACAGGCAGGAGGATGCAGATTCCAGGTCTCGCAAGTACAGGCAGGCTGACCTGCTTCGCAAGAAGTCGGGGGTACGTGTCCAGCCGTCATTTCAAAATGGAATCGGCGTAACCCTGCCTGACATGGACAACAGCTTTGCCACCGGAAGAAAGTTCTAGCTACCGGCCTTCGCTGTACCGATCAACGGTGAACGTACCATCCAGAGCGGTCGGCGAAAGAAACGCCGCCCAGTACACGGCAGCAAAGATAAGTGTCGCCAAAGCAGTGGCTAAAGAAGCGGTCGCCGCCGCTGCAAACAGGCATCCGAGCGAATACTTTCGCGGTGAATTCACCCGCTCCGCGGCGGGGACAATGTAAGGGTTCTCTTTCATGTTTGACTTAGCAGATCCGTTCAATGCTCCAAGGGTAAGGCCACGCCAAACGCAGACGCAGCGGCAAAACCGCCAGAATAGCATCACGCCGGAGCAAGAGCAAAGTTTGATTCGGAAAGTTGCGGGATACGTTGTCTGGCGTCTCGAAGGCAGTGTGTGGTCTGGACTCATTGTTGTGGTTTGAGTAGGCGGCGCGAGCTCAGGCCGAGTGGAGTTCGTAAGGTTTGTTTACCAGTTTGAGACGCCAGCGAAGCGGTGGATGTTTTCCCGTTCAGTTGCGCCAATGTCAAAAGTGCAATAGTGGCTGCACACGTACGCGTAGCTGTTGTGGGAGGAGCAGGGCGAGGGTGTGTGCAGAACTCAATGTCCAGCGAAACTAGTTGCAAGAGTTTCGTGCAACGCTATCGAGTCGGCACATTGACTGCGTTGGCGAGTGTCGGCGTTCTTGCTGTTTTGTGTCTAGTTGTCTTGGTGATGATGCGGAGGTCAATTGCTGGAAGTTTCGGCAAGCCCCTGGGGGCACCCACTGAATTGCGGAATGGTTTCACATTCCGCCGTGAGAGAATTTTCCATTTCAAAAGCCCCTGCCAAGATGGCATCACCAGTTAAACCCTGAGACGCAATTTTGACGAAGTTTTAACTGGCGTTTTTGCGGGCAGAAATCGAGGAAGCGATCAACCAAGCTGCTGATAGGATAGCACCTGACAACATCGCATTCCGTTCCTCGCGACTTTCGATCATTCGGTTTAAATTCCAACGTTCAAACCTCATGTCGTGCGTTTCTTCGATCGTGCGGCCTTTGGTCAGGTCATTGATTGGAGAGTTGAGGGAATTATTGAACGGGAGCTTACTGTCGTCGGCTGAACTCCGCCGACTATTCCCAAGACTCGATACGGTGCGAAACATGGATGGCGATAGAGTGATTGCGAACAAAATCGCGACCGCGACAAATAATCGTGACATAGTGCTAGCCCACGCTACTAGTAAAACTCTTGACCAGGCTCTAAGCCGTTTTGATTTTTGTACCGTACTGGAATTCAATTTGAAACAAGGGTGTTCGCAGCGCTTTTTGCGGACGCCATTCCTGGTCCAATCGTGGATAGGAAAACTGTCGCCATTGCGTGCGATTGCAAACGAAACGCCCAAGCGGTCCTGGTGCGAATAGGCTCGAGCCAGTTGCATACCAGGGCAAGCTTTTTTGAACGTCCGCTACCTTGCCTGCTGGAGTGTTCAACTTGCTAAGACGGCAAACCCCACCCCAATCAGCCGCGTTGTCCCCTGTGATTCCGAGTCTAGTGTTTTCGCGCGATTGAATGGCGTTTTGATTCCCTGTACCATTCCTCGTTTGTTGCAACTTCA
Above is a genomic segment from Rosistilla ulvae containing:
- the msrB gene encoding peptide-methionine (R)-S-oxide reductase MsrB; translation: MTKQRTFFLLIPLLAIAGFSVWLVASDRNSPHQMPEIAANAKIETAIFAGGCFWCMEPPFEKQAGVIAAESGYTGGHKKNPTYEEVSHTDTGHVEAVRVTFDANQIAYLDLLEIFWRNIDPTDRYGQFVDQGKSYTSAIFVANDNQREQASASKQQLVESGRFEKEIVTPIQDASTFYLAEDYHQDYYKQNPLRYNFYRRMSGRDEFIDAAWGDDRNYHPKTKAIAPESTDSADSSSRYPRPSETVLRDKLTDLQYRVTQQDATEPPFKNTYWDNKQAGIYVDVASGEPLFSSQDKFKSGTGWPSFTRPLVNDNVLEQTDYKLFLRRTEVRSKHGNSHLGHVFSDGPEPTGLRYCLNSAALRFIPSDELEAQGYSEFAESF
- a CDS encoding type II toxin-antitoxin system Phd/YefM family antitoxin, with the translated sequence MPDEISIQEAQGNLKGLIAGLAPGAELVITDRERPVAKLVAEVAGSSVKTAKRQGGQLKGQIAIAADFDKLPGDIAEAFGAGEE
- a CDS encoding type II toxin-antitoxin system VapC family toxin, with the translated sequence MRLLLDTHVVLWWLDDPNLLSDDARNAIAEPANQVFFSAVVAWEIAVKRSLGKLTAPADIASAIANAGFDELPVKSDHAWAVESLPNHHRDPFDRMLIAQAMREDYTLVSRDTAMPAYSMPLIVA
- a CDS encoding DUF1559 domain-containing protein, which codes for MKTTHRGFTLVELLVVIAIIGILVGLLLPAVQAAREAARRMQCSNHLKQIGLACHNYQSTFGCFPPSAVVDLSISSTGNNGSWGVHGRILPFLEQGNLADLVDLTAAWDNQMAIDAIKISTYACPSDVGSDQLRDPGSGRPRLYPTSYGFNFGRWFVFSPSTRQGGDGMFYPNSFLDFRDCTDGTSSTLLTAEVKAWTPYNRNGGPSSTTMPATQADAEAITASGAQFKNTGHTEWPDGRVHHTGITVVRPPNSELHLTSGGTLYEEADYNSWQEGKDGSAGSPTYAIVTARSFHPGIVNVALVDGSTRGISSTIDLTVWHAHGTRNQGEVISGL
- a CDS encoding GNAT family N-acetyltransferase, with product MNRPILREMTSDDAAHVIALNEAVVAVTSPMDLQRFAELYELSSLHLVAEVNREVVGFVLAMTDACAYDNGNYQWFAQRLKNFLYVDRIVVAPACRGLGLGRLLYSHLDDQARQSGLVQVCAEMDLNPPNEGSLAFHKKSGFIRLGTRILDSGKQVSMQTRFLLCDCNKA
- a CDS encoding HIRAN domain-containing protein, coding for MTPPNQTVFVAWHAEQPMPRWAAVARLDCLYSELGDRRFRFSYTEGARTIKGFRPLDGMEDLHQVYESTSLFPVFKNRLLPASRPEFRQFLEWNGFDPDDPPEPLLLLGRSEGIRKTDAIEVFPKPVPDSHGCFVNFFFVHGIRFQPTATERISHLHPGDSLTVRQEPENPIDPHAIALETNGSMLGYTPRYLARDIERLLSQCPAETVRVVVQQVNLDAPLQQRLLCRMNACWPAGFQPCDTVDYQPISSLVPR
- a CDS encoding HipA domain-containing protein, with protein sequence MKEARQSLTCLGGDNLYTWATTVASFPIYKVSSLDSEDLEQLGTKPKYWYHDGDRRMMFKAENRQTGEDWAERIACEICQELGLPHVHYELAFDTHQNLPGVICQNIAAKPRSLILGNQLLLEVDPAYPSDEEKHYSVQEHTVDAVWEVVSKLAPPDQIASVPREASSAGAVFIGYTILDALIANQDRHHQNWGAVRGDTTQLAPTFDHGAGLARNETDLKRRRRLDAGDSQRQMEAYTSRARSAFFRNSQDTRTITTYDAAEAFSQRNTQAATTWLQRLQHLSPLKLSDIVNRVPESRISPTAREFTIRLLEINRTRLLNLIATL